The following is a genomic window from Streptomyces sp. NBC_01381.
TGATGGGGGCGCTCGCGTCCTGCGGTTCGGAGGGGAAGATCTACGAGGGAATGGTCGAGCGGACGCCGCCGGAGCCGCCGAAGCCCGCAGACGAGGTGCGCGGCGAGCGGCTCTCCGAGGAGGCCATGCGGCTCCTCAAGGACGCCGATTCCCTTCGCATCGCGGTCGAGATGACCGGCCCCGGGAAGCACCAGAAGATCTCCGTGCACATGGACCGTCACAACAAGTGCACCGGAACCTTCGACGACGGGCCCATGAAGAAGGGCGACATCGTCATGGTCAGCGCCGATGAGGCCTACTTCCGGTTCTCGGACGAGGCGCTCGACGCGGTCCGCGCCCACGGCGTGACGCTCGGCCCGGAGGCCGAGGCCAAGTCCAGGGAGCGGACGGCGCTCGCCCGCGGCAAGTACCTGAGGATCCCTGATCAGCCCCAGGGGCCGAAGGGCGTTTCGCCCACGCGGATGTGCGACCTGGGCACGGCGCTCGGTGATCTGGGCGACGCCCCGGCCGACGGCGCGCGTGCGCTGCCGGACAAGCAGTGGCACGGCCAACGCGTGACCCCGCTCGTCGCGAAGGACGGTGGCCACGACATGACCGTCTACCTGGCGGCGGGCGACAAGCCGTACATCGTCGGCATGACGCAGACGCGGGGCACCGAGCACATGGTGATGGAGATGTCCGACTACGACAAGCCGGTCGTCGCGGCGTCCCCCGACCCGTCCCTGGTCCTCGACATGACGGACGTCGGCCTGGGCGGTGGCTCGCCGTTCGCCGTGTGAACCGTCCGAACTGGACCGACTGAGCCGACTGAGCCGACTGAACCGTCTGGACCTGTGACATTTCTGTGCGCACCGGCGCTGCTCAGCGTGGGGGCACGGACACGGTGAGCCGTGTCGCACCAGTACGAATGGGAAAGCGTGGGCCGAGGAGGAGAACCCCGTCGCGCGCAGGCGCACGACGAGGAGCTTGGCGCGGCTGTCGCGCGGGCGCAGGAGGGCGACGAGGCGGCCTTCGCGGTCGCGTACCGCCTGGTGCAGCCGGGGATCCTCGGCTATCTGCGCGGCCTGGTCGGCCACGACGGCGAGACCGCGGAGGACGTGGCGGCCGAGGCCTGGCTGGAGATCGCCCGCGATCTGGGGCGGTTCCGCGGTGACGGGGCGGGCTTCCGCGGCTGGACGGCGACCATCGCGCGGCACCGGGCGCTCGACCATCTGCGCCGGCAGAAGGCCAGGCCTCGGCCGTCCGCCCTGGAGCAGGACATGCTCGAGCTGCCCGGACCGCACAGCACTTCGGGCCAGGCTCTGGAGGCGATCTCCACGGAGCAGGCGCTCGCGCTGATCGCCGGGCTGCCGCGCGACCAGGCGGAGGCGGTGCTGCTGCGGGTCGTCGTCGGCCTGGACGCCCCCTCGGCGGCCCGGGTCCTCGGCAAACGCCCCGGCGCGGTCCGCACCGCCGCGTACCGCGGCCTGAAGCGGCTCGCCGAGCAGCTCGGCGACACGCGGGGTGTGACGGATGACGGGCCCGGTCCGCTGGGGGAGTCGAGATGACCCGGGAGTCAGGATGGACGTGAACGAGAATCCCTCCGGGGGCGAGCGCGCCCTGGATGCGCTGCTCGCTGACGCCGTACGGGTCGGCGACGTCGACCCGGATTCGCAGGGCCGAGCGGTCACCGCGTTCCGCAGCGCGCGGGACGCGGGCGCCCACCGGACGCGCACCCGCCGCCGCGACGACTGGCGTCCCCGCGTACGCCGCCGCGCCCTCGGCTCCCTGCGCGCGGCGGTCGGCGCGGTCCTCGCCAGCCTGCTGCTCGGCGGGGTCGCGATCGCCTCCATCGGCACGTCCGGCCAGGACGCCCCCGCCCCGCCGAAGAAAACCTCCGACCGGACCCGCCCCTCCCCGGCAGTCCCGTCGCCACAGCCCTCTGCCCCGTCGAAAGCTCCCGCGCCGAGCGCTGAGCCGAGCACCCGCCCGGGCAGCAAGGCAAAGGCCGACGACAAGGGCAAAAAGAAGGGCAAGCGCTCCGAGCACCCCCGGGGATCCCACGGCCGCCCGACTGACTTACCCCCGAAGCCCTCCAAGGCACACGGCAAGCACTGAGACGCCGGGGGCGGGGCCCCTTTAGGGGCGCGGGGAACTGCGCGACAAGCCACAACGAACCCGCAGACGAAGAAAAAACCCGGCGGCGAAAGCCGCAATCCAAGGCCGCGGGGCAACCAATTCACCCGCCAAGGCCTCTGCCAAGGTGAGCGGCCGGGGTCGCCACCCCCCACAGGAGAGACCCCGGCCGTCACGCGGCACGGACCGCACGCGGCCCGTACTCCCTTCAGCGCCGCGCGTGCGTTTTCTGTCACACCGCGTTGTGTCACGCGCTAGTTGCGCGTTGTACCAAACATGGACGTGAGCCCACTTCAGCCCGTAGCGTGCTGCTTCGCGCCAGGCTGCGGGGGCAGGACCGCAACCGGTGGAGGCGCCTAGGGAGAAGTTGTGCTGGGGGACGACGCGGAACTGACCGCCGCGGTGCTTGCGGCACAGGACGGGGACGAGACCGCGTTCCGGACTGTGTACCGCGCTGTGCACCCGCGGTTGTTGGGCTACGTACGGACGCTGGTCGGAGACCCGGACGCGGAGGATGTCGCGTCCGAGGCCTGGCTGCAGATAGCCCGTGACCTGGACCGGTTCAGCGGTGACGCGGACCGGTTCCGCGGCTGGGCCGCACGCATCGCGCGCAACCGCGCGCTCGATCACATACGCATGCGGGGCCGCCGCCCCGCGATAGGCGGCGACGAGACCGAGCTGACCGGGAAGCCGGCCGACGCGGACACCGCGGGCGAGGCGATGGAGTCCCTGGCCACCGGCGACGCGCTCGCGCTGATAGCCAAGCTGCCGCAGGACCAGGCCGAGGCGGTCGTCCTGCGCGTGGTCGTCGGGCTCGACGCCAAGAGCGCGGCCCAGACCCTCGGCAAGCGCCCGGGAGCGGTCCGCACGGCCGCGCACCGCGGCCTGAAGCGGCTCGCGGAGCTGCTCGGCACGGACGGTCCGTTGAACCCGGACGCGCTGGACGCCGTGCCTCCGCAGAGAGAGGCGCGTGGGCGTGCGGTGACATCCGCCGGTGTGACGCAATCGCGTTCGCGGGCGCAGAAGGACATGTGATGGCCGACGAGGATTACAGGTGGCTGAACCGCGACGCGGCGGAGCGTTTGCTGAGCGGTGAGTCCTTCGACGGCGCCGACCATCACACGCGGGAGCGGGCCGAGCGGCTCGCCAAGACCCTGGACTCGCTGACCGCCGACGAGCGTGTGCTCGCGGGTCCGCCCGGTGATCTCTCCGCCGAACTGCCTGGTGAAGCCGCCGCCCTCGCGGCTTTCCGGGAGGCCCGTGGCCTTTCCGCAGGGGCCTCTTCTACGCGCGTTGGAGCGGGGCAAACCGTACAAATCGTCGGCTCTGCCGAGCCCCGGCGCCCGACCCGCTGGGGTCGCCCCATGCGCTTCGGGCTCGCCGCCGTCCTTGCGGGCTGCATGATCGGCGGTGTCGCCGTCGCGGCCGGTACGGGCGTGCTGCCCTCGCCGTTCGGCGGCCGGGACGAGAAGGGCCCCGCGGCCTCCGCGTCGCCCGTCGCGCCGCCGCAGCCGCTGGAGTCGGCGACCGGCGGGGCGAGCACCGCACCGGACGTCGAGCCCGACGACGTACACACGACACCGGACGGCAGCTCGCGCGAGCCCGGCAGCAGCGCGCCGCCGCGCTCGCCCGAGGCCTCCGCGGGCGCGTCCCAGGGCGGCGGCTCCCAGCAGCCCGGCACCGGCGATCCGCAGCGCGAGGACGAGGCCGCCGACTGGCGCAAGAAAGTGGTCGCCGCCTGCCAGGACCACCGCAACGGCGAACTCCGGGGCGAGAAGAAGCGCCGCCTGGAGAAACTCCTCGGCGGCTCCGAGGGGATCACCGAGGCCTGCAACCGCGTGCTCGGCGACGGCGACGGCGGCGACCGCGAGGGCGGCGGCAGCGGTGGCGGCAGCGGCGGTGACGACGACGGCGACAACGGCGGCGACGGCGACAAGGACGGCGACGGATCGTCCGGCAACGACCCCGAAGGCAACGGCGGCGCCAACCCGGTCCCGCCGATCGTCGCGCCGACCAGCTCGCGCACCCCCACCCCCACGGCGTCCTACAGCGCCAAGCCGGTGCTGCCCTCGGCCACCGCCACCTCCTCCTCCACCTCCACGGGATCCTGACCAGCGGGCTTTTCCCCTGGTCGCACCGCTGATCCGTTCAAGGTGTGACGTTTTTTGAAGCAGTGACGCAGTAACAAGTGAGCCGACTGGTCATCGGCCCGCGCACGAGCCGGGGGTTCCCCCCGTACCTTTGGCTCCGTGCCACCAGCGTGGGCGGGAGACGTTCCCCCGATCCCGCCCACGCTGCTTAATCCTTCGCCCGTAGCGGGCTCACTTGTAGACGACGACCTTGTCGCCGTTCCTGACCTGCGCGAACAGGCTCCCGATCTTCTTCTCGTCGCGTACGTTCACACAGCCGTGCGAGGCGCCGTTGTAGCCGGTCGTCGCGAAGTCCGACGAGTAGTGCACGGCCTGGCCGCCGCTGAAGAACATCGCGTACGGCATGGCGGTGTCGTACAGCGTCGAGACGTGATGCCGGGACTTCCAGTACACCTCGAACGTGCCGTCGCGGGTCGGCGTGTACTGCGAGCCGAACCGCACGTCCATCGTCGACACGGCCTTGCCGTCGATCATCCAGGTCAGCGTGCGGCTGGCCTTGCTGATGCACAGGACGCGGCCGTTCAGACAGCGCGGATCGGGCTTCGACGGCGGGATGCCGCCCCCCGAGTAGAGCTCGAACTTGGTCGGCTTGTGCGTCATGCCGAGCAGCTTCTGCCAGGTCACGGTGTCCGTGGTCCCCGTGCGGGGCAGCCCGCGCTTGCCCTGGAAGCCCTTGACCGCGGTGGCGGTGGACGCGCCGTACGTCCCCGAAGGGTTCTCGTAGAGCCAGGCGATCTGCCGCAGCCTGGCCTGCAGCTCCCGCACCTGGGGGCCGCTCGCGCCCCGGTCGAGCAGGGTCTTGGGCGGCGGCTTCGGCGCCGCGGCGGGCTTCTCGCCGCCCTTGTCGGATCCCTTGCCGGCGCCCTTCTTGTCGCTGTCCCCGTCCCTGTCCCCGTCCCCGGGCTTCGTCGTGGAGATCCGCACGGGAGGTTGCGCCTTCCCGTCCGTATCGACGGCCTGTGCCGTACATCCGCTGACCAGGGCGGCCATGACCACGGCCCCCACGCCTATCGCGCCCTTGCGCACAACGACCCCCGTTGTCGATCGACGAACCCGCCAAGAGTGTTTCCCGCGAGTGACCACCCCTGAACGTTGCCGCATGCTGGAGGCAGCCCACTAGTAGGAGGCGCCGAGAGATGTCCCACGAGCCCCGCGAGTCCGGCCCCCGTGAGTCCGGCTCCCGCGAGTCCGAGTCCGGACTGCCCATCGAGCCCGTGTACGGCCCGGAGGCCCTCGACGGCTGGGACCCCGCCCAGAAGCTGGGCACACCGGGCGCCTACCCCTACACGCGCGGCGTGTACCCCTCCATGTACACGGGCCGCCCCTGGACGATGCGCCAGTACGCGGGCTTCGGCACGGCCGTGGAGTCGAACGCCCGCTACCAGCAGCTGATCGCGAACGGCACGACCGGCCTCTCCGTAGCCTTCGACCTGCCCACCCAGATGGGCCACGACAGCGACGCGCCCCTCGCGCACGGCGAGGTCGGCAAGGTGGGCGTGGCGATCGACTCGGTCGAGGACATGCGGGTCCTGTTCGACGGCATCCCGCTGGACAAGGTCTCGACGTCGATGACGATCAACGCCCCCGCGGCCCTGCTGCTCCTGATGTACCAACTGGTCGCCGAGGAGCAGGGCGTCACGGCCGACCGCCTGACGGGCACGGTCCAGAACGACGTCCTGAAGGAGTACATCGCCCGCGGGACGTACATCTTCCCGCCCAAGCCGTCCCTCCGCCTGATCGCGGACATCTTCAAGTACTGCCGCGCCGAGATCCCGAAGTGGAACACCATCTCGATCTCCG
Proteins encoded in this region:
- a CDS encoding L,D-transpeptidase family protein, translating into MAALVSGCTAQAVDTDGKAQPPVRISTTKPGDGDRDGDSDKKGAGKGSDKGGEKPAAAPKPPPKTLLDRGASGPQVRELQARLRQIAWLYENPSGTYGASTATAVKGFQGKRGLPRTGTTDTVTWQKLLGMTHKPTKFELYSGGGIPPSKPDPRCLNGRVLCISKASRTLTWMIDGKAVSTMDVRFGSQYTPTRDGTFEVYWKSRHHVSTLYDTAMPYAMFFSGGQAVHYSSDFATTGYNGASHGCVNVRDEKKIGSLFAQVRNGDKVVVYK
- a CDS encoding RNA polymerase sigma factor gives rise to the protein MGRGGEPRRAQAHDEELGAAVARAQEGDEAAFAVAYRLVQPGILGYLRGLVGHDGETAEDVAAEAWLEIARDLGRFRGDGAGFRGWTATIARHRALDHLRRQKARPRPSALEQDMLELPGPHSTSGQALEAISTEQALALIAGLPRDQAEAVLLRVVVGLDAPSAARVLGKRPGAVRTAAYRGLKRLAEQLGDTRGVTDDGPGPLGESR
- a CDS encoding RNA polymerase sigma factor, whose translation is MLGDDAELTAAVLAAQDGDETAFRTVYRAVHPRLLGYVRTLVGDPDAEDVASEAWLQIARDLDRFSGDADRFRGWAARIARNRALDHIRMRGRRPAIGGDETELTGKPADADTAGEAMESLATGDALALIAKLPQDQAEAVVLRVVVGLDAKSAAQTLGKRPGAVRTAAHRGLKRLAELLGTDGPLNPDALDAVPPQREARGRAVTSAGVTQSRSRAQKDM